CGTTGGTTTCCACCAATGGCTATACCCGATTTGACAAAACGATCGCAATTGAAGCCCCACAGGCGCCAGTCATTGAGGAGGTGATCGCAGGAGAAAAATCTATCCGGGTGGTTTTCAATAAAGCATACGGCATGCAGGAGCATTTCGTTCGGTACTCGGTTGATGGTAAGACCATGGAATCTGCTAAAACCATCGCCAATTACATTGATATTGATAGCCTTGAGACACAGCAAAAAATTCAGGTTGAGCTTTTTGCTGTCAATGACAAAGGAATAAGTCAAGCTTCAAAAGTGGTCAACACGAAACTGACAAATAAACTGTTACCACCTATCGTTTGGGATGGATTTATCCGCCACAATATGTTGGTGGCAGGTTACTCAGGTGAAGCTGATGATGTACGATATGTTGTCCGCTATGGCACTTCAAAAGATGAGCTGAAACAAATCGCGAAAACCATCAGCCGAGGGATGATTACCATTCCGCTTAACGGGGAAAAATCCCTCTTCTTTCAGATCAAGAGAGTGACGGAAACAGGAAAAAGCGGTTGGTCCAATATCGTGGAAGCCAAAGACAAGGCATTTAGAATTTACCAATAAGCAGCCATAAGGATGAGAAAATTAACGATACTCAATAGCATATTATTCCTATTCGGAATCCTGCCGTTTGCCTCAGCGCAAACAGCGATGCAACTGCCCAAAAAGGTAAGCAAACACTATGTGGATTATCTCGACAATAGCATCTCAGATGAGTTTGATGGGGCTAAGTTGGATACCGAAAAGTGGACTAGAAGAGATACAGGAGGTCCTGTGATTACCAATTTTTCCAAAGATGAATCTTTGGTGAAAATGGAATCAGAAAAGTCAGACAATGGAAAAGAAACGCATTACGTGTCGATCAAAGGAGTGGCAAGTGACGGTCCGTTGAGGACGGCAGGCATTGTCAGCAAAGCGTCTGGTTACTATGGTTTTTATGTGGTACGCTTCCGATACCGGGGATTTGATACGCCGGACGTAAAAGAGAAAGGAAGTGTTTGGCATCCTTCGGTATGGAGTGCATTGACAAATCACAATGATGATTTGAAAAAAACCGCTTCACCAAAAAACTGGTTGGAGATCGATTTTATGGAGTGGGAAAATGGTGCCAACGGCTGGAGTAGCGATGCCCCTGCTCGATTGGTAGACAGCAAAGGAGTAAAGCGTAAAGTGGTCACACACGGTCAAGGTGCTGAGAAAGGCATCATGAAAGGCGTGACCCAGAAATACGACAGCGAGTGGCAGACTATCGGCTTGGAATACGCACCTGAACATCTGAAGCTATGGCAATGGGCTGATGGAAAATGGACACATATTGGTGACCGAGTAGTAGCTTTTGTGGAGGAAGATACAGCGAACCCTGAAAGCAGCTACACCCTGAATACCATTGGTGATAAAGCTCGTCAGCCGTCCTTTTGGGTACTTGGAAATATCATTGCAAGATATATTCAGAAGAGGATCGATGAAGGGACGAACACTCACACGATCAATGACCTTGCTCTTGACTTTGACTTCTTCAGGTATTATCGACACAAAAGTGCAGAGCATTTGGATTGGGCATGGGAAAATGAGAAGCCCAATGGTGGCGGAAAGATCAAAAAAGATTTCTCAGAAAAGGAATCGGTTGATATGTAGAACATGAAAATAAGAATTCAATTTTTTTAATATAATAATGAAGAAACTAATCATCATCGCCGCTCTTGCTTGCCTTGCTATAAGCTGTACAAAAAAGACAGAAGAGACACCGGATTACAAGATTTCCTTGGGGAAAGTATCCACCCAATCCGTGTTTTCCGGAGCCGATAGTCTTTCCCATTGG
The Limibacter armeniacum DNA segment above includes these coding regions:
- a CDS encoding LamG domain-containing protein — encoded protein: MRKLTILNSILFLFGILPFASAQTAMQLPKKVSKHYVDYLDNSISDEFDGAKLDTEKWTRRDTGGPVITNFSKDESLVKMESEKSDNGKETHYVSIKGVASDGPLRTAGIVSKASGYYGFYVVRFRYRGFDTPDVKEKGSVWHPSVWSALTNHNDDLKKTASPKNWLEIDFMEWENGANGWSSDAPARLVDSKGVKRKVVTHGQGAEKGIMKGVTQKYDSEWQTIGLEYAPEHLKLWQWADGKWTHIGDRVVAFVEEDTANPESSYTLNTIGDKARQPSFWVLGNIIARYIQKRIDEGTNTHTINDLALDFDFFRYYRHKSAEHLDWAWENEKPNGGGKIKKDFSEKESVDM